The following DNA comes from Balneola vulgaris DSM 17893.
CTCCACCTACACGTCTTGATTTTACTTCTACAACCGGAGTTGCATTTTGCATTGCTGCTTTGAAAATCTCAATACCGGTTTCTCCGGTCTTCTCTTCAATAATTTCAAACGCCTGATAAACAATCTTACGGGCAACATTTTTCTTGCCATCTCGCATCAAGTTGTTTACAAAACGTGTTATCAGCTTGTCCTCAAATATTGGATCCGGCTGTACATCTCGTTTTTCTGCTTTTCTTCTACGCATGCTCGATTAATCTAAATTCTTTATTGTTTACCCTTTTGGGCGCTTAGTTCCGTACAAGCTACGGCTTTGAGTACGTCCGTCTACACCAGCAGTATCAAGTGTACCACGGATGATATGGTAACGAACACCGGGTAAATCCTTTACTCGTCCGCCACGGATTAGCACAATACTGTGCTCCTGTAGGTTGTGACCTTCACCAGGAATGTATGCCGAAACTTCAATTCCGTTCGTCAAACGAACACGAGCTACTTTACGAAGTGCTGAGTTCGGCTTTTTAGGAGTAGTTGTATAAACTCGAGTACATACACCACGCTTCTGTGGACAACTCTGCATAGCAGGAGCTGTTGTTTTTCGAACTTTACTTTTTCTACCTTTTCTAATTAGTTGTTGTATAGTTGGCACGGTTCAAATTGTTTGGTTATTGCCATCAAATCGAGAGCTTGCAAATATAGAGCATTTTCTCGGTTTTATAAAATATTTTCTCAAATAAATTTCTAAAATATTCCAAAACCTTTGCTTATTCTCCCTATCGTTAGATTTCAGTTCAAAAAGAGCCTAATAAATACAACAACCGTTATATATCATTATATCAATTGAGTATTACCAAACTTCACGGACTTAGCACAAAGCGACTCGAAGCCCTACAGAAAGAAGGGGTCTTCAGTGAACGAGATTTACTGAACTATTTCCCCCGGAGATATCTGGATAGAAGTAACGTGCAACTCATCTCACATCTAATGGGAGCTGGAGAAGATGTAACTGTAGTTGGTACAGTGTTAGATGTTCAAGAAGCTGGTTATGGGAAGAGCAAACGACTGGAAGTAAGCATTAAAGACAAAACCGGCATACTTAAAGGTGTTTGGTTCAGAGGGGCTTCTTATTTCAAGCGCGTATTTAAGAAAGATGATAAAGTGGCATTTTTTGGGCAGGCTAAACGCTATGGGCGATCTATTACCATTGCACACCCCGAGGTCGAAAAGCTTTCTGAAAAAAAGGATATTGATAGCTTCTCTAAAATAGTACCTATATATCCTAGCAATAAAGATTTCAGCAAAAGCCGCCTAACTCATAAACTTATCGCTGACTGGGTTCAATCTTTACTCGACACTATAGATATAGAGGAATACCTCCCTCCTTCCATTATGGATACTTTTGGCTTCCCTGGTAGAGCAGATGCATATAGAATGATTCACTTCCCCGCT
Coding sequences within:
- the rpsG gene encoding 30S ribosomal protein S7, whose product is MRRRKAEKRDVQPDPIFEDKLITRFVNNLMRDGKKNVARKIVYQAFEIIEEKTGETGIEIFKAAMQNATPVVEVKSRRVGGATYQVPMEVRQERGTALGMRWLIRSARSRNDKSMSLRLSRELIDASNNDGGAVRKKDEVHRMAEANKAFAHFRF
- the rpsL gene encoding 30S ribosomal protein S12; the protein is MPTIQQLIRKGRKSKVRKTTAPAMQSCPQKRGVCTRVYTTTPKKPNSALRKVARVRLTNGIEVSAYIPGEGHNLQEHSIVLIRGGRVKDLPGVRYHIIRGTLDTAGVDGRTQSRSLYGTKRPKG